The Erigeron canadensis isolate Cc75 chromosome 4, C_canadensis_v1, whole genome shotgun sequence genome window below encodes:
- the LOC122596247 gene encoding VIN3-like protein 1 yields the protein MAEASAKLNKKMLKNQDLKKTSSSPKCQLSKKPNRKGENPIRILPITESIGDKKFLDTWICKNSACRAVLSATDTFCKRCSCCICHLFDDNKDPSLWLECTSDSSNGESCGLSCHIECALQHGKVGVVNLGQLMQLDGSYCCASCGKVSGILGFWKKQLVIAKDARRVDSLCYRIYLSFRLLDGTSRFQELHDIVKEAKTKLETEVGPLSGVSAKMARGIVSRLAVAGEVQALCSSVIEKADEFSATMSIRNSKNREGSLPAACKFIFEDVTATSIVLVLIELSTAFSCDILGFKLWYSKTTETCHTEDPVKTFPRSQRRILISNLQPCTEYTFRVVSYTETGDLGHSEAKCFTGSVEIIHKNPSSITVPHNEGTSGTKDVESDSGFKVRELGKILRLAWAQEHGYFDGIQDVTFSEPNKVVKPETPLADELSSPGGLDLNVATVPDLNEEIVVPVESFRDEGNVDPDNGSGESENWAHHVSQIEVSRKRPASTNEETHDCDSTLINSSPFGARKGGPGSLDENFEYCVKIIRWLECQGYIKQEFRLKLLTWFSLRSTEQERRVVNTFIQTLIDDPCSLAGQLLDSFADIINIKRPRNGFCSKLWH from the exons ATGGCTGAAGCATCTGcaaagttgaataaaaaaatgttaaaaaatcaaGATCTCAAAAAGACATCCAGTAGTCCCAAGTGCCAATTGTCCAAGAAACCAAACAGAAAAGGGGAAAATCCCATTCGCATTCTTCCTATTACAGAGTCAATTGGTGATAAAAAGTTTTTAGATACATGGATCTGTAAAAATTCTGCATGTAGAGCGGTTCTATCTGCAACTGATACATTCTGCAAGAGATGTTCTTGCTGTATTTGCCACTTGTTTGATGATAACAAGGATCCCAGTCTCTGGTTGGAATGCACATCAGATTCTTCCAATGGGGAATCTTGTGGTCTATCTTGCCACATTGAATGTGCTTTACAACACGGAAAAGTAGGGGTTGTTAATCTTGGCCAATTGATGCAGCTAGACGGGAGTTATTGTTGTGCTTCTTGTGGTAAAGTTTCAGGGATACTTGG GTTCTGGAAGAAGCAATTGGTTATTGCTAAGGATGCACGGCGTGTTGATAGCCTCTGCTACAGGATATATTTAAGTTTTAGACTTTTGGATGGCACATCAAGATTTCAAGAACTCCATGATATTGTTAAAGAGGCAAAAACTAAATTGGAAACTGAGGTAGGCCCACTGAGTGGAGTCTCGGCCAAAATGGCCAGGGGCATCGTAAGCAGACTTGCTGTTGCAGGTGAAGTTCAAGCACTGTGTTCAAGTGTGATCGAAAAAGCAGATGAGTTTTCTGCTACTATGTCTATTAGGAACTCGAAAAACAGAG AAGGTTCACTTCCAGCAGCCTGCAAGTTCATCTTTGAAGATGTAACAGCTACGTCGATAGTGCTAGTGTTAATTGAACTATCTACAGCATTTTCCTGTGATATTCTTGGATTTAAGCTTTGGTACTCAAAAACGACAGAGACGTGTCACACAGAAGATCCCGTTAAAACATTCCCAAGATCTCAAAGAAGGATTTTGATATCCAATCTGCAGCCTTGTACGGAATACACATTTAGGGTTGTATCCTACACTGAAACCGGAGATTTGGGCCACTCAGAGGCCAAGTGTTTCACCGGTAGTGTGGAAATAATTCATAAGAACCCAAGTTCAATTACAGTACCTCATAATGAAGGAACCTCTGGTACAAAAGATGTTGAATCTGACTCAGGTTTTAAAGTTCGAGAACTAGGGAAGATCCTCCGGTTAGCTTGGGCTCAAGAACATGGCTACTTCGATGGTATTCAAGATGTGACCTTCAGTGAACCTAATAAAGTGGTCAAACCTGAAACTCCATTAGCTGATGAATTATCATCTCCAGGTGGGCTTGATTTGAATGTTGCTACTGTGCCTGATCTGAATGAAGAGATAGTGGTACCTGTCGAATCCTTTAGGGATGAAGGTAATGTTGATCCCGATAACGGTAGTGGTGAATCTGAAAACTGGGCCCACCATGTTTCACAGATTGAAGTGTCTCGAAAAAGGCCAGCTAGTACAAATGAAGAGACACATGATTGTGATAGCACTCTAATTAACAGCTCACCGTTTGGGGCCCGCAAAGGAGGACCTGGTAGCTTGGATGAAAACTTTGAATATTGTGTGAAAATTATCCGCTGGCTGGAGTGCCAAGGGTATATTAAGCAAGAGTTTAGATTAAAATTGCTTACTTGGTTTAGTTTGAGATCAACCGAGCAGGAACGCAGAGTGGTCAACACATTCATTCAAACCCTGATCGACGATCCATGTAGCTTGGCTGGACAGTTACTCGACTCTTTTGCTGATATCATAAATATCAAGCGGCCTAGAAATGGTTTCTGCAGTAAGCTGTGGCATTAA